In a single window of the Desulfovibrio mangrovi genome:
- a CDS encoding SMR family transporter, translated as MSSVRAYHWICLVGAIVSEVTGTTLMKAAQSWSMPHGAQLGIVLMLLFIGLSYYLLALATTALPVGVAFAFWEGLGLLFITLSSVLLLGEELTLTRFAALCAVAAGVLLVHHGTAEASHDDSKGTHNDALKNTVGGH; from the coding sequence ATGTCTTCCGTACGAGCATATCACTGGATATGCCTTGTGGGCGCCATCGTGTCCGAAGTGACGGGCACAACGCTCATGAAAGCGGCCCAAAGCTGGAGCATGCCGCATGGTGCGCAGCTCGGCATAGTGCTCATGCTGCTGTTCATCGGCTTGTCCTACTACCTGCTGGCGCTGGCGACCACCGCCCTGCCTGTGGGGGTGGCCTTTGCCTTCTGGGAGGGACTCGGCCTCCTGTTCATCACGCTCTCAAGCGTACTACTGCTGGGGGAAGAGTTGACGCTGACACGCTTTGCCGCCCTGTGCGCCGTGGCAGCAGGCGTCTTGCTGGTGCATCACGGCACGGCAGAAGCCAGCCATGACGACAGCAAAGGCACGCATAACGACGCACTCAAAAACACCGTAGGCGGGCACTAG
- a CDS encoding class I fructose-bisphosphate aldolase encodes MIGILRKLKRFFPAPSGRAVMLSLDHGANEGMLTGLTRMPQLLEYVTTRNVQGVVLNKGYARAHGLTLPSNLPIVMQLSAGTRHGLPAWNKALVCSIPEALRLGADAVSVQINIGNELEDRMLSDFGSVTEEAHQHGLPVLAVIYAKGDRIVKELDPSLISHCVRLGGELGADIVSVPYSGDQPSFARAVQSCPAPVLVAGGPGQSNFDGLLHMIQESLDCGAAGVSIGRNVFQQENPEEALDRIIAMVHAMPSEEPEETDCTAADESAPAQGPSHPA; translated from the coding sequence ATGATCGGTATTTTGCGCAAACTGAAACGATTTTTCCCCGCCCCCAGCGGCAGGGCCGTGATGCTTTCCCTTGATCACGGCGCCAACGAAGGCATGCTCACCGGGCTGACCCGCATGCCGCAGCTGCTGGAATACGTCACCACCCGCAACGTGCAGGGCGTGGTGTTGAACAAGGGCTATGCCCGCGCGCACGGCCTGACCCTGCCCTCCAACCTGCCCATTGTGATGCAGCTCTCCGCCGGCACACGCCACGGCCTGCCCGCATGGAACAAGGCGCTGGTCTGCTCCATTCCGGAAGCCCTGCGCCTCGGCGCAGATGCCGTTTCCGTGCAGATCAACATCGGCAACGAACTGGAAGACCGCATGCTCTCCGACTTCGGCTCCGTGACGGAAGAAGCGCACCAGCACGGCCTGCCCGTTCTGGCGGTCATCTACGCCAAGGGCGACCGCATCGTGAAGGAACTTGACCCCAGCCTCATCAGCCACTGCGTACGCCTTGGCGGCGAACTGGGCGCAGACATCGTTTCCGTTCCCTACTCCGGCGACCAGCCAAGCTTTGCACGTGCCGTGCAGTCCTGCCCTGCCCCGGTGCTGGTGGCGGGCGGCCCCGGCCAGTCCAATTTTGACGGCCTGCTGCACATGATTCAGGAATCTCTTGATTGCGGCGCTGCGGGTGTAAGCATCGGACGCAACGTCTTCCAGCAGGAGAACCCGGAAGAGGCGCTGGACAGAATCATTGCCATGGTCCACGCCATGCCCTCCGAAGAGCCAGAAGAAACCGACTGCACGGCGGCTGACGAATCCGCTCCCGCACAGGGTCCTTCGCATCCCGCATAA
- a CDS encoding iron-containing alcohol dehydrogenase, which yields MNSFTYANPTVIQFGKGQIASIADLITPDHTVLLVYGGGSIKHNGIYEQVTEALSKHAWTEFSGVEPNPSVETLDQAVALARKKKATFILAVGGGSVIDGCKYIAAAACYDGDGWDIPSGRHIVTEALPIGAVLTIPATGSESNGGSVISRAATHEKCVFRSPIVFPKFAVLDPDVMKSLPERQLTNGLADAFVHVCEQYITYPCGGMVQDGYSEALLRTLSTLASQFADRDSETWQANLMWAANQALNGLIGVGMPRDFATHMIGHELTAMFGIDHARTLAVVQPALLRAQMENKKDKLEQMGRNVFNLPEQVAEGTELAERTVQAIEAMYHSLDIPTRLRDHGVTDPAFIDTILVQLERHGFAKLGEREAITLDVSRRILTDAM from the coding sequence ATGAACAGCTTCACCTATGCCAACCCCACTGTCATTCAGTTCGGCAAGGGCCAGATTGCCTCCATTGCCGACCTCATCACACCCGACCATACTGTTCTGCTCGTCTACGGCGGCGGTTCCATAAAACACAACGGCATTTACGAGCAGGTTACCGAAGCGCTGAGCAAACACGCTTGGACGGAATTTTCCGGTGTCGAACCCAACCCCAGCGTGGAGACGCTGGATCAGGCCGTGGCGCTGGCCCGCAAGAAAAAGGCCACCTTCATCCTCGCTGTTGGCGGCGGTTCCGTCATTGACGGCTGCAAATACATTGCAGCGGCCGCCTGCTACGACGGCGACGGCTGGGACATCCCTTCCGGCAGACATATCGTGACCGAGGCCCTGCCTATCGGCGCAGTTCTCACCATTCCGGCCACTGGTTCGGAATCCAACGGCGGTTCGGTCATCTCCCGCGCGGCGACGCATGAGAAATGCGTGTTCCGCTCCCCCATCGTTTTCCCCAAGTTCGCCGTGCTTGATCCTGATGTGATGAAAAGCCTGCCGGAGCGCCAGCTTACCAACGGCCTTGCCGACGCCTTTGTGCATGTCTGCGAGCAATACATCACCTATCCCTGCGGCGGCATGGTGCAGGACGGCTACAGCGAAGCCCTGCTGCGTACCCTGTCCACCCTCGCCAGCCAGTTCGCCGACCGCGACAGCGAGACATGGCAGGCCAACCTCATGTGGGCTGCAAATCAGGCCCTGAACGGTCTTATCGGCGTGGGCATGCCCCGCGATTTTGCCACCCACATGATCGGCCATGAACTCACCGCCATGTTCGGCATCGACCACGCCCGCACGCTGGCCGTGGTCCAGCCCGCCCTGCTGCGGGCGCAGATGGAGAACAAGAAGGATAAGCTGGAACAGATGGGCCGCAACGTCTTCAACCTGCCCGAACAGGTTGCGGAAGGAACGGAGCTCGCCGAGCGCACCGTGCAGGCCATTGAGGCCATGTATCACTCGCTGGACATTCCCACCCGTCTCAGAGACCACGGCGTCACCGACCCCGCGTTCATCGACACCATTCTCGTGCAGCTTGAGAGGCACGGTTTTGCCAAGCTGGGCGAGCGGGAAGCCATTACGCTGGACGTGAGCCGCCGTATCTTGACCGACGCCATGTAG
- a CDS encoding sensor histidine kinase: MTPRPLTDKTQIGFAKFLSWTSLVLILVSSLILSVVISNSVRGSLLRKQQEFATLLAENLNHQIYRRFTLPTIIGYGRIALRNEQQYERLDQVVESTIHGLHVKTLRIYDYTKVIAYATDRQDLGDSSLAGMAVTRALSENKHSFEIESAMSPWVAMFQYELPPGSFILRTTYPLRVEQRLGRDVFDEADQPVMGVLEITQDITADYSSVISLQWLIVLTTMASSFLLFLLLVTFIRRSEKALAVRMAEKERLERDLHQSEKLASMGRVVSSIAHEIRNPLGIISSSAELLLKRPNTDALTQKILTAIYDEAKRLSKTVHDFLDYARPKPPSKERVDAAMVLDQALGFLENELSQRQVQVERLYEPGLVMSGDKDLLYRAFYNVIANGLQAISGEGGISIAGLRQDDEIIVTFKDSGSGFDLANIDKMLDPFFTTKDDGTGLGLAIVNSIVTSHGGTLMLSNAEEGGAIVRMGFPAA, translated from the coding sequence TTGACCCCGAGACCGTTGACGGACAAGACTCAAATCGGATTTGCAAAGTTTCTTTCATGGACCTCTCTGGTTCTGATTCTGGTCTCCAGTCTGATCCTCTCTGTTGTGATCAGCAACTCCGTGCGCGGGTCCCTGCTGCGCAAGCAGCAGGAGTTTGCCACGTTGCTGGCGGAGAACCTGAACCATCAGATTTATCGTCGATTCACCCTGCCCACGATTATCGGGTACGGGCGAATTGCCTTGCGTAACGAGCAGCAGTACGAGCGGCTTGATCAGGTGGTGGAAAGCACCATCCACGGCCTGCACGTGAAAACCCTGCGCATTTACGACTATACCAAGGTCATTGCCTATGCCACCGACAGGCAGGATCTTGGCGATTCCTCTCTGGCGGGTATGGCCGTTACCCGGGCCCTGAGCGAGAACAAGCACAGCTTTGAGATTGAATCGGCCATGTCACCGTGGGTGGCCATGTTCCAGTATGAACTGCCGCCCGGATCGTTCATTCTGCGCACCACCTATCCGTTGCGCGTGGAGCAGCGGCTGGGCAGGGATGTGTTTGACGAAGCGGACCAGCCGGTCATGGGGGTGCTTGAGATCACACAGGACATTACCGCGGATTATTCCTCGGTTATCAGTCTGCAGTGGCTCATCGTGCTGACAACCATGGCATCTTCCTTCCTGCTGTTCCTGCTGCTGGTGACCTTCATACGCCGTTCGGAGAAGGCTCTTGCCGTCCGCATGGCGGAGAAGGAACGGCTGGAGCGTGACCTGCACCAGAGTGAAAAGCTGGCCAGCATGGGGCGGGTGGTTTCGTCCATTGCGCATGAAATCCGCAATCCGCTCGGCATCATTTCCTCCAGTGCGGAACTGCTGCTCAAACGCCCCAACACGGACGCTCTTACCCAGAAGATTCTCACGGCTATTTATGACGAGGCCAAACGGTTATCCAAGACCGTGCATGACTTCCTCGACTATGCCCGTCCCAAGCCGCCGAGCAAGGAGCGGGTCGACGCCGCCATGGTGCTTGATCAGGCTTTGGGGTTTCTCGAAAACGAGCTTTCGCAACGGCAGGTGCAGGTGGAGCGCCTGTACGAACCGGGGCTTGTCATGTCGGGCGACAAGGATTTACTGTACCGTGCGTTTTACAACGTCATCGCCAACGGATTGCAGGCCATTTCCGGTGAAGGGGGCATCTCCATTGCCGGACTGCGGCAGGATGACGAGATCATCGTCACCTTCAAGGACTCCGGCAGCGGGTTTGATCTCGCCAACATTGACAAGATGCTCGATCCTTTCTTCACCACCAAGGATGACGGCACGGGACTCGGGCTGGCCATTGTGAACAGCATCGTGACCAGCCATGGCGGCACGCTGATGCTTTCCAACGCCGAAGAGGGCGGGGCCATTGTACGCATGGGGTTCCCTGCGGCCTAG
- a CDS encoding sigma-54-dependent transcriptional regulator, giving the protein MSDQTHLLVLDDEKNYLLVLEALLTDAGYKVTALSDPETGLAFLEESEVDVIVTDMKMPKLTGAEVLAHVKKNYPQIPVLIMTAFGSIESAVEVMRTGAFDYITKPFANDELLLAVQNAAELSRAHRKYRLLTENLEERYGLKQIIGKSRAIRDTLTMVDRAAPSKSTVLITGESGTGKELVARAIHFSSPRKDGPFISVNCMALNPGVLESELFGHEKGSFTGAVAMKRGRFELAHGGTLFLDEIGELSHDMQVKLLRVLQERKIERVGGGQEIEVDIRIVTATNKDLQEEVQKGTFREDLYYRLNVVHIQLPPLRERREDIPLLASHFAEKVVREQGVERRAFSTEAMDYLTGYEWPGNIRQLENVVERCMVLASHEMITVEDLPQEIRDEETQLKSAVDLLPAKLDLGDTLEKIEAALIRRALVRSDFVQVKAAEMLNVSKSLLQYKLKKYQITGH; this is encoded by the coding sequence ATGAGTGATCAGACCCATCTGCTTGTCCTGGACGACGAGAAAAACTACCTGCTGGTGCTGGAAGCCCTGTTGACGGACGCTGGCTACAAGGTGACCGCGCTGAGCGATCCCGAAACGGGCCTCGCCTTTCTGGAAGAGTCCGAGGTGGACGTCATTGTCACCGACATGAAGATGCCCAAGCTGACCGGTGCGGAAGTGCTGGCGCACGTGAAGAAGAATTATCCGCAGATTCCGGTGCTCATCATGACCGCCTTCGGCTCCATCGAGAGCGCGGTGGAGGTCATGCGGACCGGAGCCTTCGACTACATCACCAAGCCCTTTGCCAACGATGAGCTGTTGCTGGCCGTGCAGAACGCCGCCGAGCTTTCCCGTGCGCACCGGAAATACCGCCTGCTTACGGAGAATCTTGAAGAGCGCTACGGCCTTAAACAGATCATCGGCAAAAGCAGGGCCATCAGGGATACCCTGACCATGGTGGACCGTGCTGCGCCCAGCAAGTCCACCGTGCTCATCACTGGCGAGTCCGGCACCGGCAAGGAACTGGTGGCACGTGCCATCCATTTCTCCTCGCCGCGCAAGGACGGCCCCTTCATCAGCGTGAACTGCATGGCGCTGAACCCCGGCGTGCTGGAAAGCGAACTCTTCGGCCATGAAAAGGGTTCCTTTACCGGTGCCGTGGCCATGAAACGCGGCCGTTTTGAACTGGCCCACGGTGGGACCCTGTTCCTTGATGAAATCGGCGAGCTTTCCCACGACATGCAGGTCAAGCTGCTGCGCGTGCTGCAGGAACGCAAGATCGAGCGCGTTGGCGGCGGACAGGAGATCGAGGTGGATATCCGCATCGTCACCGCCACCAACAAGGACCTGCAGGAAGAAGTGCAGAAGGGGACTTTCCGCGAAGATCTCTACTATCGCCTGAACGTGGTGCACATTCAGTTGCCGCCCCTGCGCGAACGCCGTGAAGATATTCCGCTGCTGGCGAGCCATTTTGCGGAAAAGGTCGTCCGCGAGCAGGGCGTGGAGCGCCGCGCCTTCAGCACCGAAGCCATGGACTATCTCACCGGATACGAATGGCCCGGCAACATCCGCCAGTTGGAAAACGTGGTGGAACGCTGCATGGTGCTTGCCTCGCACGAGATGATTACCGTGGAGGACCTGCCGCAGGAAATTCGCGACGAGGAGACCCAGCTCAAAAGCGCCGTGGACCTTCTGCCCGCCAAGCTCGACCTTGGCGATACGCTGGAAAAGATCGAGGCCGCGCTTATCCGCCGTGCACTTGTCCGCTCCGACTTCGTGCAGGTAAAGGCCGCCGAGATGCTGAATGTTTCTAAGAGTCTGCTGCAGTACAAGCTCAAGAAGTACCAGATTACGGGCCATTAG
- the mdtI gene encoding multidrug/spermidine efflux SMR transporter subunit MdtI: protein METLSSLFSAGLLLVMMAAALDVAANLLLAKSEGFRIRRYGLLALAAVGLAFTSLSFAVRSMDLAVAYAMWGGFGILGTSLGGWLLFGQRLKPSAWLGMALLICGLSILHTS, encoded by the coding sequence ATGGAAACACTTTCTTCCCTGTTTTCAGCGGGATTGCTGCTGGTCATGATGGCGGCAGCGCTGGACGTTGCGGCCAATCTGCTGCTGGCCAAGTCCGAAGGCTTCCGCATCCGCCGCTACGGCCTGCTGGCGCTGGCAGCCGTGGGGCTGGCCTTCACGTCGCTGTCGTTTGCCGTTCGCAGCATGGATCTTGCCGTTGCCTACGCCATGTGGGGCGGTTTCGGCATACTGGGCACCTCGCTCGGCGGCTGGCTGCTGTTCGGACAACGACTCAAGCCCAGCGCATGGCTAGGCATGGCCCTGCTCATCTGCGGGCTTTCCATCCTGCACACCAGCTAG
- a CDS encoding tRNA1(Val) (adenine(37)-N6)-methyltransferase, translated as MTHHTANAQPPCDVTTFEAADQRQARSQFPRGLHQPEGSFRFAMDALLLARFALPAATSKKERTVADLGTGCGVVALAMLLDAPQLTATGLDIDPALTAAAQANAETLGLAERFTARTADLADIRNALPAESFDLVVSNPPYRRADQGRHAATQQRTNALFETAGGLETFVNAAGYLVRNKGRFCCIYPAERLAELMNALTAARLEPKHLRMVHSKTDREAVLVLLEARKNANSGCTIHPPLILYSGEGEATTLTPQALAFCPHLACNARGHQPTGDSA; from the coding sequence ATGACGCATCATACGGCCAACGCGCAGCCCCCTTGCGACGTCACGACATTCGAAGCCGCCGATCAGAGACAAGCACGCAGCCAGTTTCCCCGCGGCCTGCATCAGCCCGAAGGCTCCTTCCGTTTTGCCATGGATGCCCTGCTGCTTGCCCGCTTTGCCCTGCCCGCAGCCACGAGCAAAAAGGAGCGTACTGTGGCGGATCTCGGAACCGGCTGCGGCGTGGTGGCGCTTGCCATGTTGCTGGATGCACCCCAGCTTACCGCCACAGGACTCGACATCGACCCGGCGCTGACCGCTGCAGCACAGGCCAATGCCGAAACACTGGGACTTGCCGAACGTTTTACGGCGCGCACTGCGGACCTTGCGGACATACGCAACGCCCTTCCGGCAGAATCCTTTGATCTGGTGGTGAGCAACCCGCCATACCGCCGCGCCGACCAAGGTCGGCACGCCGCGACGCAACAGCGCACCAACGCCCTCTTCGAAACCGCCGGAGGACTGGAAACATTTGTCAATGCTGCCGGTTATCTGGTACGAAACAAGGGAAGGTTCTGCTGCATCTATCCGGCAGAACGCCTTGCGGAACTGATGAACGCCCTCACCGCCGCGCGGCTGGAACCCAAGCATCTGCGCATGGTCCATTCCAAAACGGACAGGGAGGCGGTTCTGGTGTTGCTGGAAGCGCGAAAAAACGCTAATTCCGGCTGCACAATCCATCCCCCGCTCATCCTGTATTCAGGCGAGGGGGAAGCAACAACGCTTACGCCGCAAGCGCTGGCATTCTGCCCGCACCTTGCCTGCAACGCACGCGGGCATCAGCCAACCGGAGACTCTGCATGA